In Clostridium ljungdahlii DSM 13528, the genomic window AGTTTGGATAATACAGCTAAAGAGTTTTTCTGCTTATCAATAATTTTGCTTTCTATGTTTTCAACGTCTTTAAGTTTATCTTCATCTCCTGAAGTTTGAGTTTTGTCTACTGCATCTTCAATTTTAGTTTGAGCTTCATTCATGGTATTTTCGTAGTCAGTAAGGGCTGTATTTGCAAGATCTTGTTTATCTTCACTTGTCATTACTTCACTTTCACCTAATCTTTCTTCGGCTATTTCAGATAAGGTATTAGCTTTATCTTCTTCTGAAGAAGATAATGTAACCTTTAAGTTGTCTACAGCTTTATCTGCTGAATATAAAATACTGTCTGGTGTTATACCTGCTTGACCTGTTAAAGTTGCTGCATCATAAGCAAATACGCTGCTCCCTAAACTCATTGTTACCACTATACTTGTTACTAAAATCATTACTTTTTTCATTTTAATAGTCCTCCCTAAATATATAAATTTGAACCACATTTTTTTATTAATCTCGTTTAACTATTCACTAAAATATACGGATGTTAAATATGTTTTAGGGGGGCTTCAATTAAAAATTAAAAGATAATAGTTATAGATGATTTACTACGGTAATCTACATGTGATGCATAAATATATTACAAATCCTAAAATAAATAATTTAAATTCCATAACTTTCAAATCTATATAATTGATGCTATAATAAGCAATATATGCTTAAAAATTATGATCATAAAAGAAAGGAAGTGTGAAAACCTGATAATATTTGACGAATAGAAAAAGCATTATAATTTTTAGATTAATATATTATACTATTTGTTATGTTTTTTAAAGTCAGGAAATAAATAATAATGAAACATTGGAAAGTAAATCTTTATACTGTTTGGTTTTCCCAGATATTGTCCATAATGAGTTTTAATTTTGGTATGCCTTTTTTGCCATTTTATATACAGCAGCTTGGCATTACAGCTCCAAATGACATTAAGTTTTATTCTGGTATTTTAAATGCAGCACCAGCTGTTACAATGGCAATTATGTGCCCTATTTGGGGGATTATTTCAGACAAATATGGTAGAAAGCTTATGCTTATAAGGGCTATGCTTTTTGCATCGTTTATAATTGGGGCAACAGGTATGGTTGCTAATGTAAATCAACTTATAATCTTAAGACTTTTACAAGGTGTGTTTACGGGAACTGTTACTGCAGCTCAAATTTTAGTAGCAGCTAATACACCTAAAAATAGAATTTCTTATGCATTAGGGTTTTTATCTTCATCAACATTTATTGGACAATCTATTGGACCAGTAATTGGAGGTATAGTGGCAGAGTTTGTTGGATATCGTGTAAGTTTTATAATAGGTGGTATTCTTATGTTTTTTGATTTCCTATTAGTTTTATTTGTTGTAAAGGAAGAAAAGCAGGTAGTAAAGGAAAGCATTAATTCTACTGAAAAAAAAGAAAAGACATCTATACTTTCTATTTTTACTGTTACAGCTGTCTCAATGCTATTAGTTATTTTATTTATAAGAATAGGACGTACTGTGTTTAACCCATATATTCCAATATATGTACAAGAAGTTACAGCTACAACAAAAGGAGCATCAGGCATTACAGGTATAATAAATGGGATTTTGGCTTTAATGACAGCTATGTCTGGATTGATTTTAAGTAAACTAGGTGACAAGTATGACAAAATGAAATTATTAATGATATACCTAACATTAGGTATGGTATTTGCAATACCACTTGTTTATATAAATAAATTATGGTTATTTACAGTTGTTTTAGGTATTGTATTTTTTATTACAGGTGGAGTGGAACCTATGATAATGTCAATTACTACAGAAGATACTCCTGTGGACAAAAGAGGTTTATTGTTTGGTATCCAGGGAACTGTAGGAAATGCTGGATTTGCAGTAGCACCTTTATTAGGAGGGGTGATTTCAATAAAATATTCAACTAATGCAATCCTCATATTCATACCTATATTTCTACTTATTTCAGCTTTAGTTGTTTTAAGTATAATAGTTCACAATGCAAGACATAATTTCCATTCGAGTTTGAATTTAAAAAATATGTTTAAGTCTTAATATACTATATAACAATTTTGTATTTCTACATAAAAATCTAATATTAGCGAAGAATTAACTAAGTATAAAAGGGGGAATTATTCTTGGCTGGTAAGATAAAAGA contains:
- a CDS encoding MFS transporter, with the translated sequence MKHWKVNLYTVWFSQILSIMSFNFGMPFLPFYIQQLGITAPNDIKFYSGILNAAPAVTMAIMCPIWGIISDKYGRKLMLIRAMLFASFIIGATGMVANVNQLIILRLLQGVFTGTVTAAQILVAANTPKNRISYALGFLSSSTFIGQSIGPVIGGIVAEFVGYRVSFIIGGILMFFDFLLVLFVVKEEKQVVKESINSTEKKEKTSILSIFTVTAVSMLLVILFIRIGRTVFNPYIPIYVQEVTATTKGASGITGIINGILALMTAMSGLILSKLGDKYDKMKLLMIYLTLGMVFAIPLVYINKLWLFTVVLGIVFFITGGVEPMIMSITTEDTPVDKRGLLFGIQGTVGNAGFAVAPLLGGVISIKYSTNAILIFIPIFLLISALVVLSIIVHNARHNFHSSLNLKNMFKS